In the Methanoculleus sp. SDB genome, one interval contains:
- a CDS encoding glutamine amidotransferase, whose protein sequence is MCGIVGYLGLKQAAPMLVSGLKRLEYRGYDSFGIATIGSSLLTAKKCGRISESNGFAASFEGRMGIGHTRWATHGVPNDQNSHPHCDCTGTIAIVHNGIIENYAVLRRQLEERGHRFTSETDTEVIVHIIEEYYAGDLLEAVKKTLPHLEGSYAVLAIAEKDPRIIAARNASPLVLGIGDGEWFAASDMTPLLDYTQQVVFLEDGDIAALSPDGICVFHDGAEVSRPAERIEWDLESAKKGGFAHFMLKEIFEQPKVFYDSVSADIDPGVIRAIRDAGGLMVVACGTSYHAGLIFRYLVEQLCNIPVRVELASEFKYFTPPMQDLVIAVTQSGETADTIAALKKAKAHNCGTLAITNVLGSSVTRVAENTIYTRAGPEISVAATKSFTAQIAVFFTLINHLCDRQYDEILHTAHQAIETVLLEDISAAAEYCKRAQDIFFIGRGAMYPAALEGALKMKEITYIHAEGYAAGELKHGPFSLLSPKTPVIALCTPGDSYAVMLSNIKEVTARGAPVIAIGREGDRELAEIADVMIPLPPTHHLTELVTTSVVLQLLAYHTANALGRDIDKPRNLAKSVTVE, encoded by the coding sequence ATGTGCGGCATCGTCGGGTATCTGGGGTTGAAACAGGCGGCGCCGATGCTGGTTTCCGGTCTGAAACGGCTGGAGTACAGGGGCTACGACTCCTTCGGCATCGCTACGATCGGCAGTTCTCTTCTCACCGCAAAAAAATGCGGAAGGATTTCAGAGAGCAATGGATTTGCCGCATCCTTTGAGGGCAGGATGGGTATCGGACACACCCGGTGGGCGACGCATGGCGTACCGAATGACCAGAACTCACACCCGCATTGCGACTGCACGGGGACTATCGCCATTGTCCACAACGGGATAATCGAGAATTATGCGGTGCTCAGGAGGCAGCTTGAGGAGCGGGGCCACCGGTTCACCTCCGAGACCGATACCGAGGTGATCGTGCACATCATCGAGGAATATTATGCAGGCGACCTGCTTGAAGCGGTGAAAAAAACCCTCCCGCATCTTGAAGGCTCCTATGCCGTTCTGGCCATCGCGGAGAAGGATCCCCGGATTATTGCGGCGCGGAACGCAAGTCCGCTGGTGCTCGGTATCGGGGACGGCGAATGGTTTGCAGCCTCCGATATGACGCCGCTGCTCGATTATACCCAGCAGGTGGTTTTTCTCGAAGACGGCGACATCGCCGCCCTGTCACCGGACGGGATTTGTGTATTCCATGACGGTGCGGAAGTGTCACGGCCGGCCGAAAGGATCGAATGGGACCTGGAATCTGCAAAAAAAGGCGGATTCGCCCATTTCATGCTGAAGGAGATCTTCGAGCAGCCGAAGGTCTTCTACGACTCGGTCTCAGCCGATATTGATCCGGGGGTTATACGGGCGATCCGGGATGCCGGCGGGCTGATGGTCGTTGCCTGCGGCACGTCGTACCATGCGGGGCTCATTTTCCGGTACCTCGTCGAACAGCTCTGTAACATCCCCGTGCGGGTGGAGCTTGCCTCTGAGTTCAAGTATTTCACGCCGCCCATGCAGGACCTGGTCATTGCGGTCACCCAGTCGGGAGAGACGGCGGATACCATCGCCGCCCTGAAAAAGGCGAAGGCGCACAACTGCGGCACTCTTGCGATCACGAATGTTCTCGGCAGTTCCGTGACGCGTGTCGCCGAAAACACCATCTACACGCGGGCAGGCCCGGAGATCAGCGTGGCGGCGACAAAATCGTTCACCGCCCAGATCGCGGTCTTCTTCACCCTGATCAACCACCTCTGCGACAGGCAGTACGACGAGATCCTGCATACGGCGCACCAGGCGATCGAGACGGTCCTTCTTGAGGACATCAGCGCCGCGGCGGAATACTGCAAACGGGCCCAGGACATCTTCTTCATCGGGAGGGGAGCGATGTATCCCGCCGCGCTTGAAGGCGCCCTGAAGATGAAGGAGATCACCTATATCCATGCGGAAGGGTATGCTGCGGGTGAACTGAAACACGGTCCCTTTTCGCTCCTGTCCCCGAAGACGCCGGTGATCGCACTCTGTACACCGGGTGATTCGTATGCTGTGATGCTCTCGAATATCAAGGAGGTCACGGCACGGGGAGCGCCGGTTATCGCTATCGGCAGGGAGGGCGACCGGGAGCTCGCGGAGATCGCGGATGTGATGATACCGCTCCCCCCCACCCATCACCTCACGGAACTCGTCACCACGTCGGTGGTGCTGCAGCTGCTCGCCTACCATACGGCGAATGCCCTCGGCCGGGATATCGACAAGCCGCGGAACCTCGCCAAGAGCGTGACCGTCGAGTAG
- a CDS encoding ribulose-1,5-biphosphate synthetase (in Methanocaldococcus jannaschii this enzyme is involved in conversion of 5-phospho-D-ribose-1-pyrophosphate to ribulose-1,5-bisphosphate using NAD as a cofactor; part of RubisCO pathway), giving the protein MELDEVTISRAIVSEQSRVMLEYLDVDVAIVGGGPSGLTCAALCAENGLKTVLVERKLSVGGGMWGGGMMFPRIVVQDEAKRLLDRFGIASTEYAPGYHLASSVESVAKLTAAACNAGVEFLMLVSVEDVVVKGNGRVDGLVINWTPVETTGLHVDPLTLACRYTVDATGHDAMIAHMVARKGGDLPIRGERFMWAERAEAQIVGHTREVFPGLVVTGMAANAVAGECRMGPIFGGMLLSGEAAARIIAEALEKPIPGLPDK; this is encoded by the coding sequence ATGGAACTCGATGAAGTGACCATCAGCCGGGCAATCGTCTCCGAACAGAGCCGGGTGATGCTCGAGTATCTGGACGTGGACGTCGCAATTGTCGGAGGGGGTCCTTCAGGCCTCACCTGTGCGGCGCTCTGTGCAGAAAACGGCCTGAAAACCGTGCTGGTTGAGCGCAAACTCTCCGTCGGCGGAGGGATGTGGGGCGGAGGAATGATGTTTCCCCGTATCGTCGTGCAGGACGAGGCAAAGCGGCTGCTCGACCGGTTTGGCATCGCATCCACCGAATATGCTCCCGGCTACCATCTCGCAAGCTCCGTCGAATCGGTCGCGAAGCTGACGGCGGCGGCCTGCAATGCAGGAGTGGAATTTCTCATGCTCGTATCGGTAGAGGATGTCGTCGTGAAAGGGAACGGACGGGTGGACGGCCTCGTCATCAACTGGACACCGGTGGAGACAACCGGCCTGCACGTCGATCCGCTGACACTTGCCTGCCGCTATACTGTCGACGCCACGGGCCACGACGCGATGATCGCTCATATGGTCGCACGAAAAGGAGGGGATCTGCCGATCAGGGGCGAGCGGTTCATGTGGGCCGAACGTGCCGAAGCGCAGATCGTGGGGCACACACGCGAAGTCTTCCCGGGACTTGTCGTGACCGGCATGGCTGCAAATGCCGTCGCCGGCGAATGCCGGATGGGGCCGATATTCGGGGGCATGCTGCTCTCCGGCGAGGCGGCAGCCCGGATCATTGCGGAGGCCCTCGAAAAACCCATCCCCGGACTGCCCGATAAATAA
- a CDS encoding Non-canonical purine NTP pyrophosphatase → MKITVVTSNANKAREVRAFFHGIAEVDYVSLECPEFRSDDVGAIAREKARFAYKTLHVPLIVDDTGFFITALSGFPGPYAAYVLDTIGIPGILRLMEGEADRNAYFETAIAYADDEGIEIFRGRISGRIVAPRGDGGFGYDPIVEVGSRTLAEMPLAEKSRISHRGQAIAAFRSWLIARREKPSPGHHTNC, encoded by the coding sequence CTGAAGATTACGGTTGTCACGAGCAATGCCAACAAGGCGCGTGAAGTCCGGGCGTTTTTCCATGGCATCGCGGAGGTTGATTATGTCTCTCTCGAATGCCCCGAGTTTCGGAGCGACGATGTGGGCGCCATCGCCCGCGAAAAGGCACGGTTCGCATACAAAACGCTTCATGTGCCGCTCATTGTTGACGACACGGGTTTTTTTATCACCGCACTTTCCGGCTTTCCCGGTCCCTATGCGGCGTATGTGCTCGATACAATTGGAATTCCGGGCATTCTCAGGCTGATGGAAGGGGAAGCGGACCGGAACGCATACTTCGAGACAGCCATCGCATACGCCGACGATGAGGGGATCGAAATCTTCCGCGGACGTATTTCCGGCCGGATCGTCGCTCCCCGGGGAGACGGCGGATTCGGATACGATCCCATTGTCGAGGTCGGCAGCCGGACGCTTGCGGAGATGCCGCTTGCCGAAAAATCACGGATATCGCACCGCGGCCAGGCAATTGCCGCGTTCCGCTCGTGGCTGATCGCGCGGAGGGAGAAACCCTCTCCGGGGCATCACACAAACTGTTAA
- a CDS encoding 30S ribosomal protein S24, which yields MDFEFTSEERNALLNRTELSFTLTYEGATPSRAHILGKICALKNLDENLVVLDSLKSGFGKEEISSIVRIYDDEESMLRVEPAHLMKRGKKAESEGEA from the coding sequence ATGGACTTTGAATTTACGAGCGAAGAAAGAAACGCGCTCCTTAACCGGACCGAGCTGTCTTTTACCCTCACGTATGAGGGGGCGACCCCGTCGCGGGCCCATATCCTTGGCAAAATCTGCGCATTAAAGAACCTCGATGAGAACCTTGTCGTGCTTGACTCGCTGAAAAGCGGATTCGGCAAGGAGGAGATCTCGTCGATCGTGCGTATCTACGACGATGAAGAGAGCATGCTCCGTGTCGAGCCCGCACACCTGATGAAACGCGGCAAGAAAGCCGAAAGCGAAGGTGAAGCGTAA
- a CDS encoding DNA-directed RNA polymerase subunit E'', translated as MAARKKQAKVCRICHRVVEGEACVMCGSSNLSEDWAGYLVIIDPRHSDIAKKVGIDTPGRYALKVR; from the coding sequence ATGGCAGCGCGTAAGAAACAGGCGAAGGTATGCCGTATCTGCCATCGCGTGGTAGAGGGCGAGGCGTGCGTGATGTGCGGGAGCAGCAACCTCAGCGAGGACTGGGCGGGGTACCTTGTCATCATCGATCCCCGGCATTCCGACATCGCCAAAAAAGTCGGCATCGACACGCCCGGCAGGTACGCCCTGAAGGTCAGGTAA
- a CDS encoding heat-shock protein HtpX (metalloprotease): MKWKRDFGLTLRSLLTGFLLLIVYLIFLSVLSVLFPELGVSGMFLVVGLFAFVQYFFSDKLVLWSTGARIVEEDEYPELHAMVERLCAEADLPKPKVAVMQSPVPNAFATGRGPSSAVVAVTDSIMRLLNKEELEAVVAHELSHVKNRDVLTMTVASFVSMLAFLVMRYAIFFSLGNRRDSGPIMLAWIVSILVWIVSTLLIRTLSRYREFAADRGSAYITGNPRALISGLYKISGRMDHIPPEKKQEVEGANAFFIIPALSGQSLMELFSTHPPLEKRIAALEELEAEIRGY, translated from the coding sequence ATGAAATGGAAGCGTGACTTCGGGCTGACGCTCCGGTCTCTCCTGACCGGGTTTCTGCTCCTGATTGTATATCTGATCTTTCTCTCGGTGCTGTCGGTGCTCTTCCCCGAGCTCGGGGTGTCGGGGATGTTCCTGGTGGTCGGCCTCTTCGCCTTCGTCCAGTACTTCTTCTCGGACAAGCTGGTGCTCTGGAGTACCGGTGCACGGATCGTGGAGGAGGACGAGTATCCCGAGCTTCATGCGATGGTAGAGCGGCTCTGTGCCGAAGCGGACCTCCCGAAGCCGAAGGTGGCCGTCATGCAGTCACCGGTCCCGAACGCCTTTGCGACGGGCCGCGGCCCCTCATCAGCCGTCGTTGCGGTTACCGATTCGATTATGCGCCTCCTGAATAAGGAGGAGCTTGAAGCGGTGGTCGCCCACGAGCTCTCCCACGTGAAGAACCGCGATGTGCTGACGATGACGGTCGCCAGTTTCGTCTCGATGCTCGCATTCCTCGTGATGCGGTACGCGATCTTTTTCTCGCTCGGCAACCGCCGCGACTCGGGCCCCATCATGCTCGCGTGGATCGTATCGATCCTTGTCTGGATCGTAAGCACGCTCCTCATCCGTACGCTCTCACGGTACCGTGAGTTTGCGGCGGACCGCGGCAGCGCCTACATCACGGGCAACCCGCGTGCGCTGATCTCGGGCCTCTACAAGATATCGGGCCGGATGGACCACATCCCGCCCGAGAAAAAGCAGGAAGTCGAGGGGGCGAACGCCTTCTTCATCATCCCGGCCCTCTCCGGCCAGAGCCTCATGGAGCTCTTCTCCACGCACCCGCCGCTCGAAAAAAGGATAGCGGCCCTCGAGGAGCTCGAGGCCGAGATACGGGGATACTAG
- a CDS encoding nickel-responsive regulator: MTNDTDLSRIGISLPKNLLDKFDEILNFRGYSSRSEGIRDAIRSYITYYQWMSDVHGERQGVITMVYDHEQRGLLQMLTEIQHEYMHVIQASLHSHVNHEKCLEVILLRGDGADLKNIAERLMAQKGVEAVKLTTIPTKD; the protein is encoded by the coding sequence ATGACAAACGATACAGATCTTTCCCGAATCGGCATCTCTCTTCCGAAAAACCTGCTCGATAAATTCGACGAAATCCTGAATTTCAGGGGATATTCATCACGATCGGAAGGAATACGGGATGCAATACGAAGCTATATCACATACTACCAGTGGATGTCCGACGTCCACGGGGAGCGGCAGGGCGTTATTACCATGGTGTATGACCATGAACAGCGCGGGCTCCTGCAGATGCTCACGGAGATACAGCATGAGTACATGCATGTCATTCAGGCGTCCCTTCACTCCCACGTAAATCACGAAAAATGTCTCGAAGTGATCCTGCTGCGCGGGGACGGGGCGGATCTGAAAAATATCGCCGAACGCTTGATGGCGCAGAAGGGCGTCGAGGCGGTGAAACTCACCACCATCCCGACGAAGGATTAA
- the rpl40e gene encoding 50S ribosomal protein L40 (contains a zinc-finger motif) — translation MARFPEAEARLLNVKICMKCNARNAPRATRCRKCGYENLRQKNKERKA, via the coding sequence ATGGCACGATTTCCAGAAGCCGAGGCACGGTTACTCAATGTTAAAATCTGTATGAAATGCAATGCACGGAATGCGCCGCGCGCAACGCGCTGCAGGAAATGCGGGTACGAAAATCTCAGGCAGAAGAATAAGGAACGAAAGGCATAA
- a CDS encoding translation initiation factor IF-2 subunit gamma (eIF-2G; forms a ternary complex with GTP and initiator tRNA in the early steps of protein synthesis), whose protein sequence is MRDVDIPSVNIGVVGHVDHGKTTLVSGLTGVWTDRHSEEIKRGISIRLGYADTTFYKCEACSGPEAYSISPECPGCGGKGVPFRTVSFVDAPGHETLMATMLSGSALMDGAMLVIAANEKCPQPQTKEHLMALELVGIERIVIVQNKIDVVSQADAVSHYKQIRKFVKGTIAENAPIIPVSAQQMINIGALVQALDEYIPDMERNPDDEPLMLIARSFDINKPGCSWRDVKGGVIGGSLTRGIIREADEIEIRPGRQMQVENRVFWEPIQTKITSINAGSKKVSEATPGGLIALGTKLDPSLTKSDTLAGQVAGLVGTLPPIRDRLSFEVRLMDRVVGADDEQSIEPLRHKEPLMLSVGTAVTVGVVVNTKKNSAEVVLKRPVCAEEGARIAISRQVGGRWRLIGMGILAA, encoded by the coding sequence TTGCGTGATGTAGATATACCCAGCGTTAATATAGGCGTCGTGGGCCATGTGGACCACGGAAAGACAACGCTGGTGAGCGGACTGACCGGTGTCTGGACCGACCGGCACAGTGAGGAGATAAAGCGCGGGATCTCCATCCGTCTCGGGTACGCCGACACCACCTTTTATAAGTGCGAGGCATGTTCGGGCCCCGAGGCCTATTCCATTTCCCCGGAATGTCCGGGGTGCGGCGGGAAAGGAGTGCCCTTCCGGACCGTCTCGTTTGTGGACGCACCCGGCCACGAGACACTGATGGCGACGATGCTCTCGGGATCGGCACTCATGGACGGGGCCATGCTCGTGATTGCGGCAAACGAAAAGTGCCCCCAACCGCAGACGAAGGAGCACCTGATGGCGCTCGAACTTGTGGGCATCGAGCGCATCGTGATCGTGCAGAATAAGATTGACGTCGTTTCACAGGCCGACGCGGTCAGCCACTATAAGCAGATTAGAAAATTTGTCAAGGGGACGATTGCAGAGAATGCCCCGATTATCCCCGTATCCGCACAGCAGATGATCAATATCGGCGCCCTTGTCCAGGCGCTTGATGAATATATTCCCGATATGGAACGTAATCCTGATGACGAACCGCTGATGCTCATCGCCCGTTCCTTTGACATCAACAAACCCGGATGCAGCTGGCGCGACGTTAAGGGAGGGGTGATCGGCGGCTCGCTGACCCGCGGCATTATCCGTGAGGCGGATGAGATCGAAATCAGGCCGGGACGGCAGATGCAGGTCGAGAACCGCGTGTTCTGGGAACCAATCCAGACAAAGATCACCTCCATCAATGCGGGATCGAAGAAAGTGAGCGAAGCGACGCCCGGAGGTCTCATCGCACTCGGAACGAAGCTGGATCCTTCACTGACGAAGAGCGATACGCTTGCAGGGCAGGTTGCAGGTCTGGTAGGCACCCTCCCGCCGATCCGCGACCGGCTTTCCTTCGAGGTCCGGCTCATGGATCGTGTTGTCGGCGCCGATGACGAGCAGAGCATCGAACCGCTCCGCCACAAGGAGCCGTTGATGCTCTCTGTGGGTACAGCGGTGACGGTCGGCGTTGTGGTGAATACGAAGAAAAATTCCGCCGAAGTGGTGCTGAAACGACCGGTGTGTGCGGAAGAAGGAGCCCGCATTGCAATCAGCCGGCAGGTTGGAGGTCGATGGCGCCTGATCGGCATGGGGATCCTCGCTGCGTGA
- a CDS encoding 30S ribosomal protein S27, with product MAAKRGSYYKLEGDAVVLERRHCPRCGPGVLLAEHADRSACGKCGYTEFKK from the coding sequence ATGGCAGCGAAACGAGGCAGCTACTACAAGCTGGAAGGGGACGCGGTCGTCCTCGAGCGGCGGCACTGCCCCCGGTGCGGGCCCGGCGTGCTGCTGGCAGAGCATGCGGACCGGAGCGCGTGCGGCAAATGCGGCTATACTGAATTCAAGAAATAA
- a CDS encoding nucleotide-binding protein gives MAPDRHGDPRCVTVLLDANALMMPAQFGVDIFAELSGLFGAIDPVTLECVRAELSGISRGRGRDAAAARVGLALADRCRTLDDGGGGMPVDERIARFAEEQGISVLTNDRRLRDRLVACGVPVIVMRKQKKLEILRG, from the coding sequence ATGGCGCCTGATCGGCATGGGGATCCTCGCTGCGTGACCGTCCTTCTGGATGCGAATGCCCTGATGATGCCCGCGCAGTTCGGTGTCGACATCTTTGCCGAACTTTCCGGGCTCTTCGGTGCCATCGATCCCGTGACACTTGAATGTGTCCGGGCGGAGCTTTCGGGGATCAGCCGCGGCAGAGGCCGGGATGCCGCCGCCGCACGGGTCGGGCTCGCACTGGCGGACCGGTGCAGGACCCTTGATGACGGCGGCGGTGGCATGCCGGTTGACGAACGAATCGCGCGGTTTGCGGAAGAACAGGGTATCAGCGTACTGACGAATGATCGAAGGCTCCGCGACAGGCTCGTCGCCTGCGGTGTTCCGGTAATCGTTATGAGAAAGCAGAAAAAACTTGAGATACTGAGGGGGTAG
- a CDS encoding histone deacetylase: protein MKCSMISGEVFARHDLQSHAECGERLAIATSAVPRGVRVLPPEKSRISDLMLVHVPQHVRLLQELSRGMHYIDSSTYVNSESFDVALYAAGSAMAAAERARDGEHCFALVRPPGHHAEPDRAMGFCLFNNIAVAAAVLFERDEVDRVAIVDWDLHHGNGTQKIFYNDDRVLFCSIHEAGIFPRSGWVDEIGEGKGRGYTLNAPLRPGGTIHDYSLVFEEVFLPALERFSPDLVLISAGQDPLSDDLRGNMKLEPEDFGVLTRLMMAVTDQPVALVLEGGYGPSHGLAVGHIFRALGGTLYEPVHDRARPSSHHLVRTLKKIQIF from the coding sequence ATGAAATGTTCGATGATATCCGGCGAGGTCTTCGCCCGGCACGACCTCCAGTCCCACGCTGAGTGCGGGGAGCGCCTCGCAATCGCCACCTCTGCAGTACCCCGGGGAGTCCGCGTTCTCCCCCCGGAGAAGTCGCGGATCAGCGACCTGATGCTCGTTCACGTTCCCCAGCACGTCCGTCTGCTGCAGGAACTCTCGCGGGGGATGCACTATATCGATTCCAGTACCTACGTGAACTCGGAATCCTTTGACGTGGCTCTCTATGCGGCCGGCTCCGCAATGGCGGCAGCCGAACGCGCCCGCGACGGGGAGCACTGTTTTGCCCTTGTACGTCCTCCCGGGCATCACGCGGAGCCGGACCGCGCCATGGGATTCTGCCTCTTCAATAACATTGCGGTCGCAGCTGCGGTGCTCTTCGAACGCGATGAAGTGGACAGGGTCGCGATCGTCGACTGGGACCTCCACCATGGCAACGGCACGCAGAAAATCTTCTACAACGATGACCGCGTGCTCTTCTGTTCTATTCACGAGGCCGGGATCTTTCCCCGTTCGGGCTGGGTGGACGAGATCGGTGAGGGAAAGGGCCGCGGCTATACGCTCAACGCCCCCCTTCGGCCGGGCGGGACGATACACGACTATTCGCTTGTCTTCGAGGAAGTCTTCCTTCCCGCACTCGAACGGTTTTCTCCCGATCTCGTGCTTATTTCGGCAGGGCAGGATCCGCTTTCCGATGACCTTCGGGGGAACATGAAACTCGAACCCGAGGATTTCGGTGTCCTGACCCGGTTGATGATGGCAGTGACCGATCAGCCCGTCGCACTCGTGCTCGAGGGGGGATACGGACCGTCTCACGGCCTTGCAGTCGGGCATATTTTCCGGGCGCTCGGCGGTACCCTTTACGAGCCGGTGCATGACCGTGCACGGCCGAGCAGCCACCATCTCGTCCGGACACTGAAAAAAATACAGATTTTCTGA
- a CDS encoding serine/threonine protein kinase: MPSDGQILGIEGTAWNLSAALFGDDLVSLYSSPYSPPHGGIHPRDAAQHHASAMKDVISRVLPDPSVVRAVAFSQGPGLGPCLRTVATAARSLALALDVPLVGVNHCVAHIEIGRWATGCSDPVVLYASGANTQVLGFLNARYRIFGETLDIGLGNALDKFARSLGLPHPGGPIIEERAREGNPIDLPYTVKGMDLAFSGLVSAARDARAPLPDVCAGLQETAFAMCVEVTERACAHAGKDEVLLVGGVGANARLQEMLRAMCEERGASFYVPERRYLGDNGAMIAYTGKIMLEAGQILPLEDSQVRPGFRSDDVVVTWRADEGDLAFHRADTLDNGVARGAEAVVTTEGSNVRKRRISKGYRIPSLDSRIIAERTRWEARLIAAARRAGVPTPVIRDVTHDTIVMEAISGGLLKHVLSRKTAEMAGKVVGHLHGAGIVHGDLTTSNIIVRNGECVLIDFGLAYVSPEIEARGVDVHVFFQTLESTSSAFEELKAAFVEGYKRTFPGADDVLAREREIERRGRYL; this comes from the coding sequence ATGCCTTCAGACGGGCAGATACTCGGGATTGAGGGGACTGCGTGGAACCTCAGTGCCGCTCTTTTTGGTGACGATCTCGTCAGCCTGTATTCGTCTCCGTACAGCCCGCCGCACGGCGGCATCCACCCGCGTGATGCGGCCCAGCACCACGCATCGGCGATGAAGGATGTCATCTCGCGGGTGCTCCCGGATCCCTCGGTGGTTCGTGCGGTGGCGTTTTCACAGGGTCCGGGGCTGGGGCCGTGCCTGCGGACGGTGGCAACAGCAGCACGCTCCCTCGCACTGGCGCTGGACGTGCCTCTCGTGGGGGTGAACCACTGCGTCGCTCACATCGAGATTGGGCGGTGGGCGACGGGCTGCAGCGATCCGGTTGTTCTCTATGCAAGCGGCGCCAATACGCAGGTGCTCGGGTTTCTCAACGCCCGGTACCGGATCTTCGGTGAGACGCTGGACATCGGGCTCGGCAACGCACTGGACAAGTTTGCCCGGAGCCTCGGCCTTCCCCATCCCGGAGGGCCGATTATCGAGGAGCGGGCGCGGGAAGGAAATCCGATCGATCTGCCGTATACCGTGAAGGGAATGGATCTTGCATTCTCCGGCCTCGTGAGTGCCGCGAGAGATGCGCGGGCCCCGCTCCCGGATGTCTGTGCCGGACTGCAGGAGACCGCATTTGCCATGTGCGTCGAGGTGACCGAGCGGGCTTGTGCCCATGCCGGCAAGGACGAGGTGCTCCTCGTCGGGGGGGTCGGAGCGAATGCACGCCTGCAGGAGATGCTCCGTGCCATGTGCGAGGAGCGGGGAGCTTCGTTTTACGTTCCCGAACGCCGGTATCTCGGCGATAACGGCGCCATGATTGCATACACGGGGAAGATCATGCTCGAGGCCGGGCAGATCCTCCCTCTTGAGGATTCGCAGGTGCGCCCCGGTTTCCGCTCCGACGACGTCGTCGTGACCTGGAGGGCGGACGAAGGCGATCTGGCGTTCCACCGCGCCGATACTCTCGACAACGGTGTTGCCCGCGGTGCGGAGGCGGTTGTCACGACGGAGGGAAGCAACGTCCGGAAACGGCGCATCAGCAAAGGATACCGCATCCCGTCGCTTGACAGCAGGATCATCGCGGAACGCACGCGGTGGGAAGCGCGTCTGATTGCCGCGGCACGGAGGGCGGGGGTGCCGACGCCCGTGATCCGTGACGTCACGCACGACACGATCGTGATGGAGGCGATCTCGGGAGGGCTTCTCAAGCACGTTCTTTCGCGGAAAACCGCCGAAATGGCCGGCAAGGTTGTCGGACACCTGCACGGGGCCGGGATTGTGCACGGGGATCTCACCACGAGCAATATTATCGTCCGGAACGGAGAATGCGTCCTGATCGATTTCGGGCTTGCCTACGTCTCCCCGGAGATTGAGGCACGCGGCGTCGACGTCCATGTGTTTTTCCAGACTCTCGAGAGCACGTCCTCCGCCTTCGAGGAGCTGAAAGCCGCTTTTGTCGAAGGGTACAAACGGACGTTTCCGGGTGCCGACGATGTGCTTGCCCGTGAACGGGAGATCGAACGGCGGGGGCGGTACCTCTGA
- a CDS encoding DNA-directed RNA polymerase subunit E' (Participates in both the initiation and recycling phases of transcription), translating into MHYRMTLEDKVRVPPNRLGENLEHVVLNVLQEQLEGSIDKDIGIFISVTRVLEIGEGDLIPGDGAIYYDVRFEAMVLRLSLQEVVVGEVVETTSFGAFVSLGPIDAMLHVSQISDEFINYDEKNGRLICQESKRPIGVGDGVRARVVALSLNEREPRESKIGLTMRQAGLGTENWLKEEYEQEKAEHGSA; encoded by the coding sequence ATGCATTATAGGATGACACTTGAAGACAAGGTGCGGGTTCCCCCGAACCGGTTGGGCGAGAATCTTGAGCACGTTGTTCTCAATGTACTGCAGGAGCAGCTTGAAGGCAGCATCGACAAGGATATCGGGATCTTTATCTCGGTAACGCGGGTGCTGGAGATCGGTGAAGGCGATCTGATTCCCGGCGACGGTGCGATCTATTACGATGTCCGGTTCGAGGCGATGGTGCTGCGGCTCTCGCTGCAGGAGGTCGTTGTCGGCGAAGTCGTGGAAACGACAAGTTTCGGGGCGTTTGTCAGTCTCGGCCCCATCGATGCGATGCTCCACGTGAGCCAGATATCTGATGAGTTCATCAACTATGACGAGAAGAACGGACGGCTGATCTGCCAGGAATCCAAGCGCCCGATCGGCGTCGGGGACGGTGTGCGTGCCCGGGTGGTTGCACTGAGCCTGAACGAAAGGGAACCGCGTGAATCCAAGATTGGACTCACAATGCGACAGGCCGGTCTGGGGACCGAGAACTGGCTGAAAGAGGAGTACGAACAGGAGAAGGCAGAACATGGCAGCGCGTAA